In Garra rufa chromosome 15, GarRuf1.0, whole genome shotgun sequence, a single genomic region encodes these proteins:
- the znf131 gene encoding zinc finger protein 131 translates to MSVDGDVDYGHEFPAHYKVMLDKLNEQRQLDQFTDITLIVDGHQFRAHKAVLAACSQFFHKFFQDFTQEPLVEIEGVSNTAFRHLMEFTYTATLAVNGEEEVSDVWRAAEYLQMQEAIKALNNRRNGTTSANSSQAVPGKSKAKKRKIAETTNVITETLPSVETESVEIEVEVGEEHIEVEESGLVEVVDAARGSTEPSSDDSALALLADITSKYQQGEQTLHVLKKEGDETVVVQEEAVVASKTLENIEVVEVQISQLDNLFRCDKCNRCFKLYYHLKQHMKTHTATPDRGFVCRHCGKTYAREGALKQHLNNYHFDVEEQSRRQKKKVHVCEYCEKQFDHFGHFKEHLRKHTGEKPFECPECHERFARNSTLKCHMSACQNGAGAKKGRKKLYECQVCSSVFNSWEQFKDHLVTHTGEKPNHCTICDQWFTQPRDLHTHLQELHGLQEKVIVTEEVMISDPATVLAMAEVEEGEERVILGDGMRVEHVTVEPVDVVAVEEALMVEEETAIQPSQTVAAVEQTVVLQVDGERLKEQAMEIQIAQVTVAEPATCQIKQEAVDRSKEEKTANV, encoded by the exons ATGTCTGTTGATGGAGATGTTGACTATGGGCATGAGTTTCCAGCCCATTACAAAGTGATGCTTGACAAACTCAATGAGCAGCGTCAGCTGGATCAGTTCACAGACATCACGCTTATTGTGGATG GACATCAGTTTAGAGCTCACAAAGCTGTTCTGGCAGCCTGCAGTCAGTTTTTTCACAAATTCTTCCAGGACTTCACTCAAGAGCCTCTAGTGGAGATTGAAG GTGTAAGCAACACTGCCTTCCGCCACCTAATGGAGTTCACTTATACAGCTACATTAGCTGTGAATGGTGAGGAAGAAGTCAGTGATGTCTGGAGAGCTGCAGAGTACCTTCAAATGCAGGAGGCGATCAAAGCCTTGAACAACAG GAGGAATGGCACCACCTCAGCAAACTCCTCCCAGGCCGTGCCTGGAAAGAGCAAGGCTAAGAAGAGAAAAATCGCAGAGACCACCAATGTAATCACTGAGACGCTTCCTTCAGTGGAGACTGAATCTGTTGAAATCGAAGTGGAGGTTGGTGAGGAACATATTGAGGTAGAGGAAAGCGGCCTGGTGGAAGTAGTGGATGCTGCAAGAGGTTCAACCGAACCTTCATCAGATGACTCTGCTTTGGCTTTATTGGCCGATATCACCAGCAAGTACCAGCAGGGAGAGCAGACGCTCCATGTGTTGAAAAAGGAAGGAGATGAGACAGTAGTCGTTCAAGAAGAGGCTGTGGTGGCCTCCAAGACCTTGGAGAATATTGAAGTGGTAGAGGTTCAGATTTCTCAACTCGACAACCTTTTCCGTTGCGACAAGTGCAACCGCTGCTTCAAACTCTACTACCACCTCAAACAGCACATGAAGACTCACACTGCTACCCCGGATAGGGGCTTTGTCTGCAGGCACTGCGGTAAAACATATGCCCGGGAAGGAGCCCTTAAACAGCACCtgaataattaccattttgatgtGGAGGAACAGTCCCGACGGCAGAAAAAGAAAGTGCATGTTTGCGAGTACTGTGAAAAGCAGTTCGATCATTTTGGACACTTCAAAGAGCATTTAAGGAAGCACACAG GTGAGAAACCCTTTGAGTGCCCGGAGTGCCATGAACGTTTTGCCAGGAACAGTACGCTGAAGTGCCACATGTCAGCATGTCAAAATGGCGCTGGAGCCAAAAAAGGGAGAAAGAAGCTCTATGAATGCCAG GTCTGTAGCAGTGTTTTCAATAGTTGGGAGCAATTCAAGGACCATTTAGTGACCCACACGGGTGAGAAACCCAACCACTGCACCATCTGCGATCAGTGGTTCACACAACCCAGAGACCTCCACACTCATCTGCAAGAACTCCACGGCTTGCAAGAAAAGGTTATCGTCACAGAGGAGGTCATGATTTCAGACCCAGCCACGGTCTTGGCTATGGCGGAGGTTGAGGAAGGAGAGGAGAGGGTGATTCTAGGTGATGGCATGCGGGTAGAGCACGTCACTGTGGAGCCGGTGGACGTTGTTGCTGTTGAGGAAGCTCTCATGGTGGAGGAAGAGACAGCGATACAGCCTTCTCAGACTGTGGCTGCGGTGGAACAGACAGTGGTTTTACAAGTAGATGGCGAGAGATTGAAAGAACAAGCAATGGAAATCCAAATAGCACAGGTGACTGTTGCAGAACCAGCAACCTGTCAAATTAAACAAGAGGCTGTGGACAGATCGAAAGAAGAAAAGACTGCAAATGTATGA
- the selenop gene encoding selenoprotein Pa, producing the protein MWKALSLTLALCLLAGCSAESKTEGARCKPPPMWKVGEEEPLKNALGQVTVVAYLQASULFCLEQASKLNDLLQKLENQGYENITYMVVNNRDERSQRLHHLLEEKLVNITLYAQDLSQPDVWQAVNAEKDDILVYDRCGRLTYHLSLPYTILSHPHVEEAIRNTYCDGICGECSFESSLQLEQCKKSTDENKPAEEEHHHGHHGHHRHGHEGHNPDGVERHRHGGSHHHHHHHHGQQQVDVGQEIQVDFGQAAVEPPLMKRPUAKHTRUKVQYSUQQGVDAPATSUCUHURQLFADSNGRVAGLUHCEGALPASURUQGLKDDNHIRETUQURPAPPSEUELSAKAUAUPAGDASUVUQEK; encoded by the exons ATGTGGAAGGCACTCAGCCTTACCCTGGCTCTCTGCCTGCTGGCGGGCTGCAGTGCAGAGAGCAAAACAGAGGGAGCCCGCTGTAAACCTCCTCCTATGTGGAAGGTCGGAGAGGAGGAGCCCTTGAAGAACGCTCTTGGACAAGTGACAGTGGTAGCTTACCTCCAGGCCAGCTGATTGTTCTGTTTGGAGCAAGCATCAAA GTTAAATGACTTGCTCCAGAAGTTGGAGAACCAAGGTTATGAAAATATAACCTACATGGTCGTAAACAACCGAGACGAAAGGTCCCAGCGGCTGCACCACTTGCTCGAAGAAAAATTGGTGAACATCACGCTCTACGCTCAAGACCTCAGTCAGCCGGATGTCTGGCAGGCAGTAAATGCTGAGAAGGATGACATTTTGGTCTACGACAG GTGTGGCCGACTTACTTACCATCTGTCTCTTCCCTACACCATCCTGAGCCACCCACATGTGGAGGAGGCCATAAGAAATACTTATTGCGATGGTATTTGTGGAGAATGCAGCTTTGAG AGTTCACTGCAACTTGAACAGTGCAAGAAATCCACAGATGAGAATAAACCAGCAGAGGAAGAACATCATCACGGTCATCACGGTCATCACAGACATGGTCATGAAGGGCATAACCCTGATGGCGTGGAGAGGCACAGGCATGGTGGTTCTCACCATCACCACCATCACCATCACGGCCAGCAACAGGTTGATGTGGGTCAGGAGATCCAGGTTGACTTTGGTCAGGCAGCCGTCGAGCCACCACTCATGAAACGACCTTGAGCTAAGCACACTAGGTGAAAAGTGCAGTACAGCTGACAGCAGGGTGTAGACGCTCCTGCCACCAGCTGATGCTGACACTGACGACAGCTCTTTGCAGACAGCAATGGGCGTGTGGCCGGCCTCTGACACTGTGAGGGGGCTCTTCCAGCCTCCTGACGGTGACAGGGCCTGAAGGACGACAACCACATCAGGGAAACCTGACAGTGACGTCCCGCCCCGCCAAGTGAATGAGAGCTGTCGGCAAAAGCCTGAGCTTGACCAGCAGGGGATGCGAGTTGAGTGTGACAAGAGAAGTAA